The Candidatus Zixiibacteriota bacterium genome includes the window GCACCGCCCTTCGACGGGCACCATCTCCGAGTCGCAGTTGGGACAGCGGATCGTTTCGTTCTCGCTCACAAGCGTTCCTCATCCGGGCCCGCAGGCCCAGGGGCCCGGCCGAGATCTCCCCAGAGAAATTGAAGCAGCGCCATGCCGGCCACCGCGGCGGTCTCGGCGCGCAAAACCCGGCCGCCCAGTCGCACCGAGTTGAAGCCGTGGTCGCGCGCCAGCTCGGCCTCTTCGGCGCTGAAGCCGCCTTCGGGGCCGACGGCGAGGAGCAACGAGCGGGCGCCCGGCTCGGCCGCGTGCAGCGCCGCCAGCGTGCCGCGGTCTTCCTTCTCCCAGAGCATGATCTTGAGCGTCCCCGGCCACGCGTCCCGCGCCACGGCCGCAAACGGGCGGATCGCCGCGATCTCGGGCAGGCGGGTCCGGCCGCATTGCTTGGCCGCGCTCAGAGCGATCTTGCGCCAGCGCTCCAGCCGCCGCTCGCTCCTGGCGGCGTCGAGCCGCGGCACGGTGCGGGTCGAGACGTGCGGCACAACACGGCTCACGCCCAGCTCGGTCGCTTTCTCGATCACGAGATCCATCTTTTCCCCTTTGGTGACCGCGACCGCCAGAATCAGCTCGAGCGGCGACTCGTTCGCCGCCCGAAAAGAGCCCAGGATTTCCAGCTCCGCCGCATCGGACGCGACCGCCCGGATCACCGCCTCGTACTCCCGTCCGGTATCGTCGAACAGCGCCACCCGGTCGCCGGGCCCGAGCCGGAGCACGCGCCGCAGATGCGCGAGCTCGGTGCCGGCCAGCGTGGCGCGACCGCCGGCGATGTTCCGGGCGGGCACGAAAAACCGGGCCATGCGCCCTCACGCGCGCCGCAGCAGGAAGGTCGCCCACTCTCCTTCCCGCCTGCGGCGAAGAAGACGAAAGCGCGTCATCGCCGGGTGGCGCAGGACCTCTTCGGCCTGGGGTTCGAGGATGCCCGAGAGGATCAGGAATCCTCCTGCCGAGACGCGCCGGCAAAGCGGCTCCGCGATCTCGAGAATCGTCCCGGCGGTGAGGTTGGCGACGACCAGCGAAAATTTCTTTTTGAGCCGGGCCACGCCGGCCCGCGACAGCCGGACCTTGCCCGCCACGCCGTTTCGCCGGAGGTTTTCCCCCGCGGCCTTCAAGGCGAGCGGGTCGTTGTCGAGCGCGACGACGCCCGCTGCGCCGAGCTTCGCCAGCGCGATGGCCAGGATCCCCGATCCGGTGCCCACGTCGAGCGCGATGTAGCGCTTCTTTCCGAGAAGGCGGTCGACTTGCTCGATCAGCTCCAGGCAGCCGCGCGTCGTCGCGTGCGTTCCCGTGCCGAACGCCTGCCCCGGCTCGATCACGATCGGCAGGCGCCGCCCCGGCCGCCCGGGGACGTCCCAGGGTGGCGCGACGAGAAACCGCCGCCCGATCTTTTGCGGAGAAAAAAAGCTTCGCCACGAGCGGTTCCAGTCGCGCTCGGGCAGGATCCGCCAGCGAAGCTCGCTCGCTTCGCCGCCGGGAAAGAATCTGGCGAGCCGGCGGAGAAACCGGCGCGTCTCACCGAGGATCGGCGCCGCGCGGCCGTTTTCCCGCGGAAAATAGGCCTTGACCCGGGCCTTTCCCAGGACCACGCCCGGCGAGCCCTTCTCGATCAGGAAGTTCGCCGCGGAGTCCAGGGCGGAGGGATGCGTCCGGACCGACAGCTCCAGCCAGGATGAGGGCATGATTTTTTATGCCACATCCGCAAAAG containing:
- a CDS encoding 16S rRNA (uracil(1498)-N(3))-methyltransferase, encoding MARFFVPARNIAGGRATLAGTELAHLRRVLRLGPGDRVALFDDTGREYEAVIRAVASDAAELEILGSFRAANESPLELILAVAVTKGEKMDLVIEKATELGVSRVVPHVSTRTVPRLDAARSERRLERWRKIALSAAKQCGRTRLPEIAAIRPFAAVARDAWPGTLKIMLWEKEDRGTLAALHAAEPGARSLLLAVGPEGGFSAEEAELARDHGFNSVRLGGRVLRAETAAVAGMALLQFLWGDLGRAPGPAGPDEERL
- a CDS encoding 50S ribosomal protein L11 methyltransferase, which produces MPSSWLELSVRTHPSALDSAANFLIEKGSPGVVLGKARVKAYFPRENGRAAPILGETRRFLRRLARFFPGGEASELRWRILPERDWNRSWRSFFSPQKIGRRFLVAPPWDVPGRPGRRLPIVIEPGQAFGTGTHATTRGCLELIEQVDRLLGKKRYIALDVGTGSGILAIALAKLGAAGVVALDNDPLALKAAGENLRRNGVAGKVRLSRAGVARLKKKFSLVVANLTAGTILEIAEPLCRRVSAGGFLILSGILEPQAEEVLRHPAMTRFRLLRRRREGEWATFLLRRA